A DNA window from Streptomyces sp. CA-278952 contains the following coding sequences:
- a CDS encoding FAD-binding and (Fe-S)-binding domain-containing protein, with the protein MPLLEPDPEALRPGTAREPAPDRVTDRSAGGTPEPLRRELTALLGADKVLWKISDLVRYASDASPYRFLPRVVLVPEDLDDVSAILSYAHGKGRHVVFRAAGTSLNGQAQGEDILVDVRRHWTGVEVLDDGARARIGPGTTVMRANIALARHGRLLGPDPASAIACTVGGVVANNASGMTAGTTRNSYRTLASLTFVLPSGTVVDTADPAADEELARAEPELCAGLMELKAEIEADEELTARIRAKYTIKNTNGYRLDAFLDGATPVEILRGLMVGSEGTFGFISEVVFDTLPLDRRISSALLFFPSLTAAAAAVPRFNEAGAIAVELMDGNTLRASVSVPGVPADWAALPRETTALLVEFRAADEPGQEAFERAADAVVAGLDLVVPAVSVTNAFTRDAGTIAGYWKARKAFVTAVGGSRPSGTTLITEDFAVPPARLADACEALLELQSRHGFDAAVAGHAAHGNLHFLLAFDAAKPADVERYDAFMQEFCAMVVDRFDGSLKAEHATGRNIAPFLEREWGPRATALMWRTKQVIDPAGVLAPRIILDRDPRAHLRGLKTIPKVEAVADPCIECGFCEPTCPSEDLTTTPRQRIVLRREMMRQVDGSPVEAGLLDAYGYDAVDTCAGDSTCKLACPVGIDTGAMMKGFRHRRHTPREERIAALTAKNFRVVEASARLAVAVADAVGDRVGDGPLGAVTRLARRAVRPDLVPEWLPQIPGAAARRLPRTDRVGASAVYYPACVNRIFAGPDGRPGLSLAEAVVAVSGRAGKPVWIPEDVAGTCCATIWHSKGYDAGNRIMANRIVEAAWGWTAGGALPLVVDASSCTLGIAEEVVPYLSEDNRALHRELTVVDSLVWAADELLPELTVFRTAGSAVVHPTCSMEHLGDVGQLRALAEACADEVVVPDDAGCCAFAGDRGMLHKELTDSATAKEAAEVGLRDYDTYLSANRMCEIGMERATGHPYRSALIELEHATRPTLR; encoded by the coding sequence ATGCCGCTGCTGGAGCCCGACCCGGAAGCCCTGCGCCCCGGAACCGCACGGGAACCCGCCCCCGATCGCGTCACCGACCGCAGCGCGGGCGGCACCCCGGAGCCGCTGCGCCGCGAGCTGACGGCCCTGCTCGGCGCCGACAAGGTGCTCTGGAAGATCTCCGACCTCGTGCGGTACGCCTCCGACGCCAGCCCCTACCGCTTCCTCCCCCGGGTCGTGCTGGTCCCCGAGGATCTCGACGACGTCTCCGCGATCCTTTCGTACGCCCACGGCAAGGGCCGTCACGTGGTCTTCCGGGCCGCGGGCACGAGCCTCAACGGCCAGGCGCAGGGCGAGGACATCCTCGTCGACGTACGCCGCCACTGGACCGGCGTCGAGGTGCTGGACGACGGGGCGCGGGCCCGGATCGGGCCGGGGACGACGGTGATGCGGGCCAACATCGCCCTGGCCCGGCACGGCAGGCTGCTGGGCCCCGATCCGGCCAGCGCCATCGCCTGCACCGTCGGTGGGGTCGTCGCCAACAACGCCTCGGGTATGACCGCGGGCACCACCCGCAACTCCTACCGGACGCTCGCCTCGCTCACCTTCGTCCTGCCGAGCGGCACCGTCGTCGACACCGCCGATCCGGCCGCCGACGAGGAGCTGGCCCGCGCCGAACCGGAGCTGTGCGCGGGGCTGATGGAGCTGAAGGCGGAGATCGAGGCGGACGAGGAGCTGACCGCCCGCATCCGCGCCAAGTACACGATCAAGAACACCAACGGCTACCGCCTGGACGCCTTCCTCGACGGGGCGACGCCGGTGGAGATCCTGCGAGGGCTGATGGTCGGCTCCGAGGGCACGTTCGGCTTCATCTCCGAGGTCGTCTTCGACACCCTGCCGCTCGACCGGCGGATCTCCAGCGCCCTGCTGTTCTTCCCCTCCCTCACCGCCGCCGCGGCCGCCGTGCCCCGGTTCAACGAGGCGGGGGCCATCGCCGTGGAGCTGATGGACGGCAACACCCTGCGCGCCTCCGTCAGCGTGCCGGGCGTTCCGGCGGACTGGGCGGCGCTGCCCCGGGAGACGACCGCGCTGCTGGTGGAGTTCCGGGCGGCCGACGAGCCGGGCCAGGAGGCGTTCGAGCGGGCGGCCGACGCCGTCGTCGCCGGTCTGGACCTCGTCGTCCCTGCGGTGTCGGTGACCAACGCCTTCACCCGGGACGCCGGGACGATCGCCGGGTACTGGAAGGCCCGCAAGGCGTTCGTCACGGCGGTCGGCGGGTCCCGGCCCTCGGGCACCACCCTGATCACGGAGGACTTCGCGGTGCCCCCCGCCCGGCTGGCCGATGCCTGCGAGGCGCTGCTGGAGCTCCAGTCGCGGCACGGCTTCGACGCCGCCGTGGCCGGTCACGCCGCGCACGGCAATCTGCACTTCCTGCTCGCGTTCGACGCGGCGAAGCCGGCCGACGTCGAGCGGTACGACGCTTTCATGCAGGAGTTCTGCGCCATGGTGGTCGACCGCTTCGACGGGTCGCTCAAGGCGGAGCACGCCACCGGACGCAATATCGCGCCCTTCCTGGAGCGGGAGTGGGGGCCGCGCGCCACCGCGTTGATGTGGCGGACGAAGCAGGTCATCGATCCCGCAGGGGTGCTCGCTCCCCGTATCATCCTGGACCGGGATCCGCGAGCCCATCTGCGGGGTCTGAAGACCATTCCGAAGGTGGAGGCGGTCGCCGACCCGTGCATCGAGTGCGGCTTCTGCGAACCGACCTGTCCCAGCGAGGACCTGACGACCACGCCGCGCCAGCGGATCGTGCTGCGCCGGGAGATGATGCGCCAGGTGGACGGTTCGCCGGTCGAGGCCGGTCTGCTGGACGCCTACGGGTACGACGCCGTGGACACGTGCGCCGGGGACTCCACCTGCAAGCTCGCCTGTCCGGTCGGCATCGACACCGGGGCGATGATGAAGGGCTTCCGGCACCGCAGGCACACGCCGCGCGAGGAGCGGATCGCCGCGCTGACCGCGAAGAACTTCCGTGTGGTGGAGGCCTCGGCGCGGCTGGCCGTGGCGGTGGCCGACGCGGTCGGCGACCGGGTGGGCGACGGTCCGCTCGGGGCCGTGACGCGGCTCGCCCGCAGGGCCGTCCGCCCCGATCTCGTACCGGAGTGGCTGCCCCAGATCCCCGGGGCCGCGGCCCGACGGCTGCCGCGTACGGACCGGGTCGGGGCGAGCGCGGTCTACTACCCGGCCTGCGTCAACCGCATCTTCGCCGGGCCGGACGGCCGCCCCGGCCTCTCCCTGGCCGAGGCGGTGGTCGCCGTGTCGGGGCGGGCCGGGAAGCCGGTGTGGATCCCGGAGGACGTCGCGGGGACGTGCTGCGCGACGATCTGGCACTCCAAGGGGTACGACGCGGGCAACAGGATCATGGCGAACCGCATCGTGGAGGCCGCCTGGGGCTGGACGGCGGGCGGGGCGCTGCCGCTGGTCGTGGACGCGTCCTCGTGCACGCTCGGCATCGCCGAGGAGGTGGTGCCCTACCTCAGCGAGGACAACCGGGCGCTGCACCGTGAACTGACCGTCGTGGACTCGCTGGTGTGGGCGGCCGACGAACTGCTGCCGGAGCTGACGGTGTTCCGCACCGCCGGGTCGGCCGTCGTGCATCCGACCTGTTCGATGGAGCACCTGGGTGACGTGGGGCAGTTGCGCGCACTGGCCGAGGCATGCGCGGACGAGGTCGTGGTGCCGGACGACGCGGGGTGCTGCGCGTTCGCGGGCGACCGGGGGATGCTGCACAAGGAGTTGACCGATTCGGCGACGGCCAAGGAGGCGGCCGAGGTCGGCCTCCGCGACTACGACACCTATCTGTCGGCGAACCGGATGTGCGAGATCGGCATGGAACGGGCCACCGGGCATCCCTACCGCTCGGCGCTGATCGAGCTGGAGC
- a CDS encoding MarR family winged helix-turn-helix transcriptional regulator: MDAPDSPGPLGSPGSPDTDGLLAEQLLRLTRRLHRIQSRQLEPIDITPAQFRLLRTVASYEAAPRMADLARRLDVVPRAVTTLVDALEASGRVRRAPDPDSRRVVRVEITDEGRATLRSLRSARRAAAEEILAPLTADQREVLGGLLSALVDGMPERHC; encoded by the coding sequence ATGGACGCCCCCGATTCCCCCGGTCCGCTCGGCTCCCCCGGCTCCCCCGACACCGACGGCCTGCTCGCCGAGCAGCTGCTGCGGCTGACCCGCCGGCTGCACCGCATCCAGAGCCGTCAGCTGGAACCGATCGACATCACTCCGGCCCAGTTCCGGCTGCTGCGGACGGTCGCGAGCTACGAGGCGGCCCCCCGGATGGCGGATCTCGCCCGGCGCCTGGACGTCGTTCCACGGGCCGTGACGACGCTGGTCGACGCCTTGGAGGCGAGCGGCCGCGTGCGCCGCGCACCGGATCCCGACAGCCGCCGGGTGGTCCGCGTCGAGATCACGGACGAGGGGCGCGCCACGCTGCGGTCCCTGCGCAGCGCGCGCCGGGCCGCCGCAGAGGAGATCCTGGCCCCATTGACCGCCGATCAGCGCGAGGTCCTCGGCGGTCTGCTGTCCGCCCTGGTCGACGGCATGCCGGAACGCCACTGCTGA